The following are encoded in a window of Carya illinoinensis cultivar Pawnee chromosome 15, C.illinoinensisPawnee_v1, whole genome shotgun sequence genomic DNA:
- the LOC122295374 gene encoding nuclear poly(A) polymerase 1-like isoform X1: MGSPGLMNRNNGQRLGITEPISLGGPTEYDVIKTRELEKYLQDAGLYENQAEAVSREEVLGRLDQIVKIWVKTISRSKGLNDQLVQEANAKIFTFGSYRLGVHGPGADIDTLCVGPRHATREDDFFGELYRMLFDMPEVTELHPVPDAHVPVMGFKFSGVSIDLLYAKLSLWVIPEDLDISQDSILQNADEQTVRSLNGCRVTDQILRLVPNIQNFRTTLRCMRLWAKCRGVYSNVSGFLGGINWALLVARICQLYPNALPNMLVSRFFRVYTQWRWPNPVMLCAIKEGSLGLQAWDPRRNPKDRFHLMPIITPAYPCMNSSYNVSSSTLRIMSEEFQRGCDICEAMEISKADWDTLFETYPFFEAYKNYLQIDVTAESADDLRKWKGWVESRLRQLTLKIERHTYNKLQCHPHPGGFSDRSRAFHCCYFMGLRRKQGVPVNEGEQFDITLTVEEFKQNVNMYSLWKHGMEIRVSHVKRRNIPNFVFPGGIRPSSPSKVTWDSRRSVELKVSGRAQDSGEGKIVSNGSDNERKRARVDDSFETNLGNAKRLALPPSIGEVHQGSPPLSTVSASSIKGDDVDMHRLEESWGEKYENNIPDSLRNVKNLVEVSSQNVEANGSVECNPHNKTQAAATVDSTSSGEAEKLAIEKITSGPYLSHQAYSEELDELENDFEYGDQDKGIKGNIKGGPVESSSANAAVAVQVTSSNGSTSSGGLYSNGNLEELEPTELVAPLSNVTPAPVIHSKPLIRLSFTSLPKATGKTS, from the exons atgGGAAGCCCTGGATTGATGAATCGCAATAATGGGCAAAGGTTAGGCATCACAGAACCAATTTCATTGGGTGGACCGACTGAATATGATGTGATCAAGACCCGGGAACTCGAAAAG TATTTGCAAGACGCTGGATTGTATGAGAATCAGGCAGAGGCTGTGAGTAGGGAAGAAGTGCTTGGAAGGCTTGACCAG ATTGTAAAGATTTGGGTCAAAACAATTAGTCGATCGAAGGGGTTGAATGACCAACTCGTGCAAGAAGCAAACGCCAAGATTTTCACATTTGGTTCCTATCGGCTAGGA gtgcATGGCCCTGGTGCAGATATTGACACACTTTGTGTGGGACCTAGACACGCTACAAGAGAA GATGATTTCTTTGGCGAGCTATATAGAATGCTGTTTGATATGCCAGAAGTAACAGAGTTGCACCCCGTGCCTGATGCTCATGTTCCGGTCATGGGATTTAAGTTCAGTGGAGTTTCCATAGACCTTCTGTACGCAAAACTGTCACTCTGGGTTATTCCTGAA GACCTGGATATATCGCAGGACTCAATACTACAGAATGCAGATGAACAGACAGTTCGTAGTCTCAATGGCTGTAGAGTCACTGACCAAATTTTGCGTTTGGTTCCAAATATTCAG AATTTCCGCACAACTTTGAGGTGCATGAGGTTGTGGGCAAAATGTCGTGGTGTTTACTCCAAT GTTTCAGGATTTCTTGGCGGTATAAACTGGGCATTGCTGGTTGCTCGCATATGCCAACTATATCCCAATGCACTGCCGAATATGTTAGTTTCTCGATTCTTTAGGGTCTATACTCAGTGGCGTTGGCCAAATCCAGTAATGCTCTGTGCCATTAAAGAAGGATCTCTTGGACTTCAAGCTTGGGATCCTAGAAGAAATCCTAAAGACAGGTTCCATTTGATGCCTATAATAACTCCTGCTTACCCTTGCATGAATTCTAGCTACAATGTGTCGTCGAGTACTTTGCGTATTATGTCGGAGGAGTTTCAGAGGGGTTGTGATATTTGTGAG GCTATGGAGATAAGCAAGGCTGATTGGGATACACTttttgagacctatccattctTCGAAGCATATAAGAATTACCTACAAATAGACGTTACTGCAGAAAGTGCTGATGATCTAAGAAAATGGAAAGGCTGGGTTGAGTCTCGCCTCCGCCAGCTAACATTGAAG ATTGAGAGGCATACTTATAACAAGCTTCAGTGCCATCCACACCCAGGGGGTTTTTCAGACAGGTCTAGAGCTTTCCATTGTTGCTACTTCATGGGTTTGCGGCGAAAACAAGGAGTTCCAGTGAACGAAGGTGAACAATTTGATATAACGTTAACCGTTGAGGAATTTAAACAAAATGTGAACATGTACTCATTGTGGAAGCATGGAATGGAGATCCGTGTATCTCATGTAAAACGCAGGAATATACCCAACTTTGTATTTCCTGGTGGGATCCGACCCTCTAGCCCATCTAAAGTAACTTGGGACAGTAGGAGGAGTGTAGAACTGAAAGTTTCTGGACGTGCTCAAGATTCTGGTGAAGGTAAAATAGTTTCAAATGGATCAGATAATGAAAGGAAGAGAGCGCGTGTGGATGATAGTTTTGAGACTAACCTGGGAAACGCCAAGCGCTTAGCTTTGCCACCATCTATTGGGGAAGTTCACCAGGGTAGCCCTCCTTTGAGCACTGTTAGCGCATCTTCCATTAAAGGTGATGATGTGGATATGCACAGGTTGGAGGAATCCTGGGGAGAGAAATATGAGAATAATATACCAGACAGCTTGAGAAATGTGAAAAATCTAGTGGAGGTTTCTTCTCAAAATGTTGAAGCTAATGGATCAGTGGAATGCAATCCACACAACAAAACTCAAGCTGCTGCTACTGTGGATTCAACAAGCTCTGGAGAAGCAGAGAAGCTGGCAATTGAGAAGATAACGTCTGGTCCATATCTATCCCATCAAGCTTATTCAGAAGAACTTGATGagcttgaaaatgattttgaatATGGAGATCAAGATAAAGGTATTAAGGGAAACATCAAAGGTGGTCCTGTGGAGTCTTCGTCAGCAAATGCAGCAGTAGCGGTGCAAGTAACCTCTAGCAATGGATCCACTTCTTCTGGTGGTTTATATTCCAATGGGAACTTAGAAGAGCTTGAG CCCACTGAACTTGTGGCGCCATTGTCAAATGTGACTCCTGCACCTGTGATACATTCGAAGCCACTAATCAG GCTGAGTTTCACTTCCTTACCAAAAGCTACCGGCAAAACCTCATGA
- the LOC122295374 gene encoding nuclear poly(A) polymerase 1-like isoform X2: MAAPFETVIECSLKDHEDTWPGRGFYLIKDLDISQDSILQNADEQTVRSLNGCRVTDQILRLVPNIQNFRTTLRCMRLWAKCRGVYSNVSGFLGGINWALLVARICQLYPNALPNMLVSRFFRVYTQWRWPNPVMLCAIKEGSLGLQAWDPRRNPKDRFHLMPIITPAYPCMNSSYNVSSSTLRIMSEEFQRGCDICEAMEISKADWDTLFETYPFFEAYKNYLQIDVTAESADDLRKWKGWVESRLRQLTLKIERHTYNKLQCHPHPGGFSDRSRAFHCCYFMGLRRKQGVPVNEGEQFDITLTVEEFKQNVNMYSLWKHGMEIRVSHVKRRNIPNFVFPGGIRPSSPSKVTWDSRRSVELKVSGRAQDSGEGKIVSNGSDNERKRARVDDSFETNLGNAKRLALPPSIGEVHQGSPPLSTVSASSIKGDDVDMHRLEESWGEKYENNIPDSLRNVKNLVEVSSQNVEANGSVECNPHNKTQAAATVDSTSSGEAEKLAIEKITSGPYLSHQAYSEELDELENDFEYGDQDKGIKGNIKGGPVESSSANAAVAVQVTSSNGSTSSGGLYSNGNLEELEPTELVAPLSNVTPAPVIHSKPLIRLSFTSLPKATGKTS, translated from the exons ATGGCTGCTCCTTTTGAGACTGTGATTGAGTGTTCTTTGAAAGACCATGAAGACACTTGGCCAGGGCGGGGATTTTATCTTATAAAG GACCTGGATATATCGCAGGACTCAATACTACAGAATGCAGATGAACAGACAGTTCGTAGTCTCAATGGCTGTAGAGTCACTGACCAAATTTTGCGTTTGGTTCCAAATATTCAG AATTTCCGCACAACTTTGAGGTGCATGAGGTTGTGGGCAAAATGTCGTGGTGTTTACTCCAAT GTTTCAGGATTTCTTGGCGGTATAAACTGGGCATTGCTGGTTGCTCGCATATGCCAACTATATCCCAATGCACTGCCGAATATGTTAGTTTCTCGATTCTTTAGGGTCTATACTCAGTGGCGTTGGCCAAATCCAGTAATGCTCTGTGCCATTAAAGAAGGATCTCTTGGACTTCAAGCTTGGGATCCTAGAAGAAATCCTAAAGACAGGTTCCATTTGATGCCTATAATAACTCCTGCTTACCCTTGCATGAATTCTAGCTACAATGTGTCGTCGAGTACTTTGCGTATTATGTCGGAGGAGTTTCAGAGGGGTTGTGATATTTGTGAG GCTATGGAGATAAGCAAGGCTGATTGGGATACACTttttgagacctatccattctTCGAAGCATATAAGAATTACCTACAAATAGACGTTACTGCAGAAAGTGCTGATGATCTAAGAAAATGGAAAGGCTGGGTTGAGTCTCGCCTCCGCCAGCTAACATTGAAG ATTGAGAGGCATACTTATAACAAGCTTCAGTGCCATCCACACCCAGGGGGTTTTTCAGACAGGTCTAGAGCTTTCCATTGTTGCTACTTCATGGGTTTGCGGCGAAAACAAGGAGTTCCAGTGAACGAAGGTGAACAATTTGATATAACGTTAACCGTTGAGGAATTTAAACAAAATGTGAACATGTACTCATTGTGGAAGCATGGAATGGAGATCCGTGTATCTCATGTAAAACGCAGGAATATACCCAACTTTGTATTTCCTGGTGGGATCCGACCCTCTAGCCCATCTAAAGTAACTTGGGACAGTAGGAGGAGTGTAGAACTGAAAGTTTCTGGACGTGCTCAAGATTCTGGTGAAGGTAAAATAGTTTCAAATGGATCAGATAATGAAAGGAAGAGAGCGCGTGTGGATGATAGTTTTGAGACTAACCTGGGAAACGCCAAGCGCTTAGCTTTGCCACCATCTATTGGGGAAGTTCACCAGGGTAGCCCTCCTTTGAGCACTGTTAGCGCATCTTCCATTAAAGGTGATGATGTGGATATGCACAGGTTGGAGGAATCCTGGGGAGAGAAATATGAGAATAATATACCAGACAGCTTGAGAAATGTGAAAAATCTAGTGGAGGTTTCTTCTCAAAATGTTGAAGCTAATGGATCAGTGGAATGCAATCCACACAACAAAACTCAAGCTGCTGCTACTGTGGATTCAACAAGCTCTGGAGAAGCAGAGAAGCTGGCAATTGAGAAGATAACGTCTGGTCCATATCTATCCCATCAAGCTTATTCAGAAGAACTTGATGagcttgaaaatgattttgaatATGGAGATCAAGATAAAGGTATTAAGGGAAACATCAAAGGTGGTCCTGTGGAGTCTTCGTCAGCAAATGCAGCAGTAGCGGTGCAAGTAACCTCTAGCAATGGATCCACTTCTTCTGGTGGTTTATATTCCAATGGGAACTTAGAAGAGCTTGAG CCCACTGAACTTGTGGCGCCATTGTCAAATGTGACTCCTGCACCTGTGATACATTCGAAGCCACTAATCAG GCTGAGTTTCACTTCCTTACCAAAAGCTACCGGCAAAACCTCATGA